In Xanthomonas sacchari, a genomic segment contains:
- the xpsN gene encoding type II secretion system protein XpsN, producing the protein MRIEAMGLRTVWLGTLALWGLLVWALGLGGLGERVAPLPDDPSMLQRLPGLPAATAHRLGDFSQYGEIAARPVFAEDRRPHPFFLSADNGQAAAPNVRLTGVLLTDRFKMATLTTEQGESLRLKEGGDAVQGWRLLSLAPRQATVSGAGGTQTLELKVFDGKGGQPPTVLGQAGRAAAGQVPPQAAAGNGQPNAGMQRPPTPATPTTVPNQAPTPSAPQPASPAPSSEQLQAIRERIEARRRQLQQQRQNNPSGQNP; encoded by the coding sequence ATGCGAATTGAAGCGATGGGCCTGCGCACCGTGTGGCTGGGCACGCTGGCGCTGTGGGGCCTGCTGGTCTGGGCGCTGGGCCTGGGCGGACTCGGCGAGCGGGTGGCGCCGCTGCCCGACGATCCGTCGATGCTGCAGCGGCTGCCGGGCCTGCCCGCGGCCACCGCGCACCGCCTGGGCGATTTCTCGCAGTACGGCGAGATCGCCGCGCGGCCGGTGTTCGCCGAGGATCGCCGCCCGCATCCGTTCTTCCTCAGCGCCGACAACGGCCAGGCCGCCGCGCCCAACGTGCGCCTGACCGGCGTGCTGCTCACCGATCGCTTCAAGATGGCGACGCTGACCACCGAGCAGGGCGAGTCGCTGCGCCTCAAGGAAGGCGGCGACGCGGTGCAGGGCTGGCGGCTGCTGTCGCTGGCGCCGCGCCAGGCCACGGTCAGCGGCGCCGGCGGCACCCAGACCCTGGAGCTGAAGGTGTTCGACGGCAAGGGCGGGCAGCCGCCGACCGTGCTCGGCCAGGCCGGGCGCGCGGCCGCCGGGCAGGTGCCGCCGCAGGCCGCCGCGGGCAACGGCCAGCCCAACGCCGGCATGCAGCGTCCGCCGACCCCGGCCACCCCCACCACGGTGCCGAACCAGGCGCCGACCCCGTCCGCGCCCCAGCCCGCGTCCCCGGCGCCGTCGTCGGAGCAGTTGCAGGCGATCCGCGAACGGATCGAAGCGCGGCGCCGGCAATTGCAGCAACAGCGCCAGAACAACCCATCAGGCCAGAACCCTTGA